Within the Euwallacea similis isolate ESF13 chromosome 33, ESF131.1, whole genome shotgun sequence genome, the region GATGGCCAATGTTCAGCTTGAGAAGGGATTTGTCAAacgaattaaatttgaagggAAGCTAAGAGCACCCTTTCGGAATTTCGATGTTGGGATAAGTACGAACAGTATTTGATACAAGGATTTTGTCGTTAAATTAGTTACGGTTATTACGAAGTAAATTTATCAAAGCGATCAATGAATacgaaattaatgaattttattttacgacATAATACAAAGTATTTTGAACTCAATATAAGTACACATCcttaaaataaatggaaaatagcTTATGCCGGTCAAACGTTTTGGAAAGCGTCCATGCTTTTGGTTAGGCTAAGCACTGGAGATCATTAATCTCactcacataaaaaaaatcacaccaCATCCTGTTTCTGCTCTGGGTTATTTTTTAGGTGTACTTTCCCCTTAAACTAACCCatttaaaatccaatttcgcagttaattgattaataattaaaaaattaatatagttATGAGTTTTCGAGCCTCTTTTGTATCTGATTTTCTCACAATGTCAATAAGGCGCAAAGCGAAACATTTCCAGCCAGATTTTCACTTTGATGTTACGATTTTTCTTCGGGGCTAATGCAAATTTCTTACAATTCCCTGCTTCACCTCTTCGAGCCTTtgtgaatattaaatttccttttattaaaattttaaaacattccattttaaaaatttaatttaagcgATGTTGCACAATTTCGCTAAAATGAGGGCTAAAATgcaaaacataataatatcGGCGCTTCGCGTTTAAACATGAGaaaggaaaatgtttatttttgttatccTCGTTTCCGAAAGGAGGTTCTtaagatattaaaattctttaagcATGAGagaatacataaataaataacataaaaattctgCCTGAACGTCAGACAATAAAGAATACTTTATGTGCGTTTTCCCCGCAAAAAAAGCAAGATAAATATTGAGGAATAATTGGCTTTCACGTTTGTAATGGCGGCAATAAAAACCCACTTTGGCTCACGTTTGGTAAACAGAAgttggaaactttttttacaaatagCTAGCAGACAGGACCTATTGATCTGAATCAGTCGATTCcttaaaaacttctaaaacAACTTCCCGAGTTTTATGCGAACATTGTCTGAACACTCCCCGAATTTATATGATCTAAAAGTGATGAAATTTGTGCGTATTCTCACAACATTTCTGTTTTAAAGCTCTGGCTAATGCAATGCTCGAAATTTCGGAGCTCCTAATCCACAATAACTAAACCCTATGCCAATACTTTCAATGATGATGACATTTTCGCTAAGCTCTTTATCAGGCCATGCAATggttaagaaaatttaattttcaacatcaTATCTGTATAAAAATCAACGACATATAATTTAAAGCTGCATAAATATATGTGTTTGCGTTGCAGACAAAAGTCGTTCGTGTTATCCAAGTTAAGCTTGTTCATTTCCACTAATTTCCATTGCGGCATACTTAAAATTCTATTGTACTTTCTTCAACTTATGCAAATGAAGTTTCATTGCGATGAATTGTTCCGAGATTCCATCAAAAGTAACTTTTTGAGAACTGGACCACAATACTTAAACACGCCCTAAATGGTTAAGCTGCAAAAGTTCCTTTGAAACTTTGATACTGGTCGACACATACAAGCATGTTCAAGCAATAACCTGATTATCTGAAAGCTTACTTATACTACCCCAAACTTGTTCATTCCAGAAGCCTTTCGAAGCACATGCAAGACAGATTACTGTATACCGTGCCTCAAACTTTAATAACGTTAAAGTGGCAAGTCGAACACGTAATTGCTGAAATTTGCAGTAATCCCTGGCGGTAAAAATTCGTAGATGGAAGCTCGGTTTTTGCCCATCAGCTAAAACAGCGATAAtacagaaattttaatgtagaTGAAGCTCATTTAACCTGATGGTTTGATGAGTAGCAGGATAATGGTTGTTACATAGTAGGAAAATCGataaatgaaagtttttagAGTTATTTGAATGGCAATAGATACAAAGCAGtaatttttaatctatttGACTGTGCAACAAGTTCTCAAATTTACCATTGAACAATGATATCAGTTTTGTGGGCCTAGAGCAAacgcaaaatttgaaatatataaCGTTATTTGAGGAGCGACATAAATTTCAACCATTAACACTTACACTAAGAGAGACTCGGAAGtagttttctcatattttttcGCTATTTTAAAGACATGAAAATTGTGCTTATTGCCGAGAAATTCCtcttttaatgttaaaattcatTCAAGTTTGTccgaaataaataacgaaaacaGCCCAcaataactaaatttaataccaaaaatatcattaatgtGTCGCTTGGTGCCTTACTACATCATCCTGCTTTAGCTTTTTATCAGGcaaagcaataataattaagaaaatttattttccaacttCGTATCTGTATAAGAATCAGCCGCTTGTAAATTAGAGCTGCATAAATGTATGTACGTGTTTGCGATGTGAACAAAAGTCGTTCGTGATATTCAAGCTTATTCATTTTCGCTAATTTCCATTGCGGCctatataaaatacttttgtattttcttcGACTTAGACAAATGACCGAGAGTCCATCAAgtagtttttggaaaatattttggatCTGCAAAACCTATACCCCACAATAATTAAACTACAAACTCTGGTTTGGTTTACACTACCCCAAACTTGTTCATTTTATGAGACTTTCGAATTACATACAAGACATACTATCCTGTAATGTGCCTCAAACTTTATTACTGTTAAATTGGCAGGTTGAACACGCAATTGCTCGCAATACAAGTTCAAATTTGCAGTAATCCCTgacctaaaaatatttgaatgaaaGCTCGCTTTATGCCCATTAAAATCCAAACATCGATAATACAGGAGCTTTAATGCAGCTGAAGCTCGTTTAAAACGTTATAGTTTGGGAAATCAATAGCTGAATACTTTTGCAGTTATTTGAGGGATAATTGATATTAAgtggtaatttaaaattttgccttAAAGTTCTCAAACTTGCTAATGAGCCATGATATCAGTTTCGTAGACCTGGAATCTaagtatattttgaaatatactTCTTTATGTGAggagaaatataaatttcgtTCATTAAAGCTTATATTAAGACAAACTGAGAAGTAATCTTCTGGGATTTTTCGCTATCGTTAACTTATACGACTCGAGTAAATAGGAGCTCCAGATCaaaagaaaacttaataaacTCCGAAGCAATCTCAAGAAAGCAGAACAGCTTGGTtccaaatataattaattgtttcttTTGTATGAACTTCGTTTCTTCTTAAATCGAAATCGGCTGCTTTGCGCCTTACGTGAGCTTCGGGGACAAATGGCCGCACACATGGGATAACAGGAACCTCATTAGTTTGCGACAAACTCAGATTAAGGATTAACAGTTCGAAACTAATGAGCTGGATTTGTCCTGGAGGACAGTAATTTAATCGGCTGCCGGACAAATGTGATCTGGTCTAGACTCAGGCTTAACGCGAGTTTATTGGGAAAGTTTTATCGCTAGGATTTTGGCAGATTTCGCTTAAAGTGGGTGTCATTAGTAATTCCAGAATTGGGAAATTAGTGGGAGTAGGCTGTAGTTTGATTTTATGACTGATGGATCTGAGATTTTTGTCTTGGTGTACCACACAAATGTTGGCAAGAGTGAGTCGAGCCACTCATTCCAAGAGGGTATTACAGTACGAAATCTCTCACTTTGAGCTTTTACCattaataattgcagaaaatTAATGACTTCTTTTTAGCCTAAGAGAAGTAATTTAAGCAAGAGGTGAAAGAAACGCAAAGAATGCGAGTATAAAGAGcaatattaaagtaaaataaatcgtGTAAGATAGAAAATCTTCATCGATCAAAAAGACATTGAAACAAGTATCATTCTCGTAAGGGCTCAAAGATACTAATATGTTCAAGATATTAAATCCAAATAGAAATAAATCCAGGATTGTGTTATTGAGAGAACTCTATCCACATAGACTTCCTTATACCCATTTATACAAATTGGAAAGCTCTTGGTAAGGATGTTCAATTATGATCAGAATACTTATCTACTCCATTTCGagacataaaataaatttcatttaattctgTGATACCCCAAAGAgactttttaaatcaattctgGCCGATATTCGAGGAAAATAGCTTAGATGTGTTCTTTACTGTTTACTAGCTTCAGATTTATTGGTAATACAGAAATAATCCAGTACCTAAATTAAGTTCTTTAAGTAGATAAATTTGCTGACAAATTCCATAAATTCTAATGGGGTACGAAGTTCTAATTATAAAGCACTGTTTAAGGTATTTTTGAAACCTAAACAGATTCTTCAgaattgaaactgaaaaaaacaCTGAGTATCCTTGCAGTAATAACTGCATCTAGATAGCATTTCCTGTGTTTTTTCATTCACGCCATTTCTGAATATgaacaacattttatttattcttgtGACACCTCTAGGAAACACGATATCGAGGGCATAGCTTACACTTGTTCTCTGCTACAAAGAAACTTACTACGCCTAAAAGCAGAGCTACAAATTTACATTAGGGGCTCAGGCATGATTATTTTCAACCAAAATTCTCGATTTACCTCCGCAGTTAATTGCAAAGCTGcactcatttaaattttgttctttttctttattcCCCATTAAAAGTTTAACGACCAGATAATTGATATCGAAGTTTTTCAGAGCCCATTTGCTGAACATCGAAATTCCCGTATTGTGAATGAAATTgtaaaagtttccaaaaccgaaaactattatatattatataatttgtaGCATATTTTCCAACACCAGAAGCGAACTGCTGCGTTTATTAAAATgcatattaaatacttttacgATATGAAGCAATGTGTCCAACATTAACCTGAAGATATATTATAGTGGCTGGATAAATGTGGAACAATTACATAACAGGAACAAAATGGCAAATGCAATTTCGGCTGCATGACAAATGACTGCCCGGCAAATTAATCCCTTTCCAGGGAATAATTATTCGCTTAGCATGCACCTAATTTAAACCAAAGCTGGAAATATAGCGTCAAAGATCTGGATTGGCGTGCAATCACAGTTTGCGGTAATGGTTACCACGCAATTGTACCACTGTTTTAACCTCGTGGTCAATCGATTTGGGAAATGTTCCAATTCCAAGCAAAACGAGAGTCTCCTGAACGGAATTCGTGTTTCCTACCTTAGAGTTAGATGCAATACGATATGTCAAGTGGAAAGGGCAAATATATGGCTAAAAGGGGAAGAAAATGCGTGGGGATGTGGAGAACGAATGCCGAATCATTAGAGCTAGACGAAAGTAATATTTTACTGGAAATTCGCTCTTTTCAAGGCTTTTTGGAAGGATTTTCTTCAGCGAAATAATTTggtatcaaaatattattggcaGTGGCATCCTGGAGGAAATTGCACGAAAATCAAACACCTCGGGGCGCCTGAGAAATTAATTAGAGCTGATGCAAGAACTTGCTTAGATAATTTAATCTCAAAATCCGTAACTTAATTTACTCGCCAATCAATACCGTTCAAATCCTAGAAGACCAGTTCCGCGAATGATGCGAACCACAGTGATTCGAATTTATAATCCCACGACACAAAGACATTAGACTCAAGCAAAACGATTTCAGAAACCTTTTAAATCCAACTAAGAGAATTGATTCCATTTAAGAGACCTTGACCTTTCCCTGACCTTCCTTTACACACGCACTTACAAAcgttttcctttatttttctttttccgtCACTTTATAACTCTCTGACACGCATATGTAGTAtccaaataaaaacacaactCAAGATATTCGAAGTAGCATACTCTAGTGTTAGACATTCTAATGCCTTCTCAAGGGCCTAATTTCCAAAGTAGGTTATTTATGAGGTGGCCTCAGACAGGGTCTTGAGGGAGCAATTGGCCAATAATTTGTGTCGGCTGAGTAATCCACCATAGTTTTAGGAAATAGTTGAGGAGGATAAAGCCTACATAAGCCGCAAGTTCGTGGCAAACGTTGGCAAAGACAAATATTCGGTAACGTGGATTTAGGATATTGAATTATGTGAATTTTAGTTAAATGGagtttgttatattttttgtgttcCAGCAACTCAAAGGTTTAATTGAATTCTTTTATGTAGAGAAGGGTTTCTAATTCTcattatggaaatttttaataattttataatggtttattatataattataatacatCAAGTGTTTTAAAGTCATACGAAAGCATAGATCTAGCCCTTCAATCATTAGTCTActttatgaatttaaaatactatTAATACTAACCACACTCTTCTCATAAATTAGTCTTTTAGAAGGAccgttttttagaaattaaccTGAAAGTAGgtattgaacaattttttttgcaagaaagtttaattgttttaaaatagagTACAAAACTGAATgtaaaaaccattaaattcAGGAATGAGGTCATTCTGTATTGCCTGAAATCGACATCTGTATAAAGGCAATTTCTAAGCATATTACGAAAGCCAAAGCCATTTACAAATGTTTCTCTTTTTCAGGTGCTGTCAAGAGTGCGCAAAAACAGAAGGAGAACCATGCGGTGGCGATCTGGGGTTCAGTGGAACCTGCGAACCCGGTCTCTCCTGTCAACAACCAGGAAGAACACCAAGTGAAGGCATTTGTCGGCCTGTAATCTTCGACAATCACGAAGATACGTGAAACTTGATTGTacataatgtaaataatgtaaGTAAGGCTTGTTTCACATAAATCGATGTCGACAGATTTATTTTCCATACAGTTGCATTAAATGTATTTGGTCGGAACAATTACTGCATTCATGGATGTAGTTACAGACCCGTGTACACGTACAAATTCCccttgttttaaattatattatttaaatctaatGAATAATGCTGATATTACATGAATACCGAAGGACCAATTTGAATTCGATTTTATCTTTTACAACCTGTTTTTTTGCACTTGAATGTTGTATTCGTTGGATTTATcctttgttaatttaattatcgtGCTCTTGTagcaaaataatattgttataaACTATTATATTCCCATTGGTATACGTGGCAAATAACGCAATATGCAACAACTATTTCTGAGTGATTAATGGCCTTTGAGCAATTTATTACCGTAATAACTTTCCACTACATAGCACACCCTTGACGCAGTCCAAATGAAATACTTAACGTTAGAAAATGTGTACAATAGCAAGAAGGGCGTATTCAACAAACCTGTGCCGTGGTGTCACAAAAGAGTATCTATTTGCGGAGCTAAATGGATATTTAAGGAGCGTTTAGCACTAGTTTTgcaataattagaaaattcttcTTCTTCATCTGCCTATGGAATAGAGTATAATCGGCTTAATTTAAAagctaaattaatttttcttaagtaTCTGCATAGAATATTTTCAACCCTAAAGTACATCTAACACTAAAATTCTCCTTTAATGCCTATGAACAGAAAACTCATTAATAAAGTTTGGGGTAAGCAAAATCCATTTCTTATCTTTGGGATAAGTTAGCTCTAGTGGCTGTAAAAGTATCAGGTAACTCATGTGTACGCGTGCTTTATCAGCTAGAAGAATCCCATATTTCATATAGAACTTGGAGAATATTGAAAGGGGTGGAAGATGTATGAGATTTCAAGTAAATTTATGTCCAGGTTTGGTTTTTATTCGGGGGAACGTGGCATCcgtttctttgtttttaagtagaccagaaaatattgtagtaaattggaaaaagtatAGGGAATGTTATATTCAATCAAAGGTCTCGCAGGTCATGGCTATGACATGAATCATCCGACCGAAACCAAATATCGCCTTTTATTTCAATGATTGATGATAAgctaaataattaaattacatttcatGGATTTGGAATGTTCCCTTTTggcaaatgcaaaaaatatatatgggGAGTTATAATTAAAAGTAGGTGCAAAATCCAGTGCACAGCCCAATGAAGTCCAGACATCCTGGCAatatataaacttttaataagcATAACATTATatagaaaaatgtatatataataatatttaatacgagtatatacatataatatatttatatgtacCCCGGCCCAATATGCTCAAAACTTAGTAAAAAGTTTGTTATAAATGATACGCAAAAtcataatacatatttttttatccgaaaattaaataagctTGTTGGGAATTATTCCAAACCCTCCAGTTTGattaaattgtaataaaattatgtgtttgaTGAAAATACATTTAGTCCTAAATTCACCggttttataataaatcttGAGCCCCTTTTTTGCTTAACATGTCATGTGTatcattttgaatatacaCATAAATTTGAGTTAGGATACCAATGTGTCTTGTGCTTAATGTGATATGCTTAATGAGACTACGAAGCCTTATTTAACACGTTAGTTTATAAAATCGAGTGGCATCAAGAATACAGGGAAGAAAGGGGGAAGGGGTTATTAACTGTTTATATTATAGGATTAAAGAATAGATCTTAACGTGCAGAAATCCTGATTTATCACAgtaaaaattgtgtttaacTACATCCTATATAGGgaataaaagaaacattattACATTGTTACTATTAATAGAAACAACAGAAAAAGATTTGTTATTATAGTTAACTCCATCAACTAACCTGTCTCACACAATTATTcccaattttttgaaaaaatctcagAATTTGGTAAGATCGATACAGAGTTACTACTACTGAAATCATTCCTGTAAGTTCTAGGatctaaataattataatcatCTGGAGTGCTGAGCTCGTTATACAAGTTCATTCTCAGATAGTCGAATATTGGATTAAGCTAAACTGCGGCTATCGCTTCTAGCACGGTATTTAAAATAGATACAGATGGTATAGGGATATagatatagatttttttaatcgagtgagagtaaaaaaatgttctttttttcgAACGGATCTTCATTAAGCTCTCAACTTTAATATCTACATAATAgagaattttgaaatcttATTTACCAGCTTCCAGTGAGTTGAAGATAATCAGGTACACTTTCAACTTAC harbors:
- the cmpy gene encoding insulin-like growth factor-binding protein 7 translates to MNSVLVFAFVAFVAFCGGLSTPACVCDKRECEIINEVDCPGLGVVVWDPCKCCQECAKTEGEPCGGDLGFSGTCEPGLSCQQPGRTPSEGICRPVIFDNHEDT